One part of the Prochlorococcus marinus str. MIT 9313 genome encodes these proteins:
- a CDS encoding photosystem II reaction center protein K has translation MAAFTLDLMAQLPEAYQAYAPAVDVLPLIPIFFFLLVFVWQASVGFR, from the coding sequence ATGGCAGCCTTCACTCTCGATCTGATGGCCCAACTGCCAGAGGCCTATCAGGCCTACGCTCCAGCAGTGGATGTTCTTCCACTCATCCCCATTTTCTTCTTCCTGCTTGTCTTTGTTTGGCAAGCATCTGTGGGCTTCCGCTGA
- a CDS encoding WecB/TagA/CpsF family glycosyltransferase has protein sequence MESTSTAPSDQYRRRVLGVPVDACRDVQAAAIGLHARGGGQIVTLNAEMTMAARENPRLGDAIAAADLVIPDGIGVVWALRRQGVVVPRSPGIELARSLLAYAEAHDWKVALVGATPQVMDRLRQLLKQDLPALRLVMSSHGYQPQDAWPGLEAKLRVLHPDLVLVALGVPRQETWIARVRRACPGLWMGVGGSFDVWAGMKKRAPEWMCQLGLEWLYRLGQEPSRWNRILCLPTFVWEVWRRGKKR, from the coding sequence ATGGAATCAACAAGCACCGCACCGAGCGATCAATACCGTCGAAGAGTTCTAGGTGTGCCAGTGGATGCATGCCGCGATGTTCAGGCTGCGGCGATTGGTTTGCATGCTCGTGGTGGTGGCCAGATCGTCACGCTTAATGCGGAGATGACAATGGCGGCTAGAGAGAATCCAAGGCTAGGTGATGCTATTGCCGCGGCAGATCTAGTCATCCCAGATGGGATTGGCGTGGTTTGGGCGCTGAGGCGTCAGGGAGTTGTGGTGCCGCGTAGTCCTGGCATTGAACTGGCACGTTCGTTACTTGCCTATGCAGAGGCTCATGATTGGAAGGTGGCCCTAGTGGGAGCAACCCCGCAGGTCATGGATCGTTTGAGGCAACTCCTGAAGCAAGACCTGCCTGCTCTGCGACTTGTGATGTCTTCGCATGGTTATCAACCCCAAGATGCTTGGCCTGGCCTGGAAGCCAAGTTGAGAGTTTTGCATCCTGATCTTGTGCTTGTGGCTCTAGGAGTTCCCCGTCAAGAAACGTGGATAGCGCGCGTAAGGCGGGCATGTCCAGGCCTCTGGATGGGTGTTGGGGGAAGTTTCGATGTATGGGCTGGGATGAAAAAGCGAGCCCCCGAATGGATGTGTCAGTTAGGGCTCGAATGGCTCTATCGGTTGGGCCAAGAGCCCAGCCGATGGAATCGCATTCTTTGTCTGCCTACCTTCGTCTGGGAGGTATGGCGTCGAGGAAAAAAGCGTTGA
- a CDS encoding Gfo/Idh/MocA family protein: MTDPMVPVKVGVIGIGNMGWHHARVLSLLKDAQLVAVADPDPERGQLATEQFGCDWFPDYHSLLGEVEAVCIAVPTLLHHKVGQACLEAGLHVLIEKPIAASQEEASALIVAANKAGRLLQVGHIERFNPAFRELIKVVENEEVVVLEARRHSPHGDRANDVSVVLDLMIHDLDLVLELAGAPVVGLAAAGGRTAEGPIDYVNATLGFSNGVVASLTASKMSHRKIRSLSAHCRGSLVETDFLNHTLHIHRRAHEWYSADHGELLYRNDGFIEEVSTTSIEPLYAELEHFLQCLRGRETPAVDGEQASRALRLADLIEHAVEHPGMGLSLEEPI, translated from the coding sequence ATGACCGATCCCATGGTTCCGGTGAAGGTCGGTGTGATCGGGATTGGCAATATGGGTTGGCATCATGCCCGTGTGCTCAGTCTGCTTAAGGATGCGCAGTTGGTGGCAGTCGCTGATCCCGATCCTGAGCGTGGTCAGCTGGCAACTGAACAGTTTGGATGCGATTGGTTCCCTGACTACCACAGCTTGCTAGGCGAGGTCGAAGCCGTCTGCATTGCTGTGCCGACATTGCTTCATCACAAGGTCGGGCAGGCCTGCTTGGAGGCAGGCCTGCATGTGTTAATCGAAAAACCGATTGCGGCCAGTCAGGAGGAGGCATCCGCATTGATTGTGGCGGCGAATAAGGCTGGACGGCTCTTGCAGGTTGGCCATATTGAACGCTTTAACCCTGCCTTTCGAGAGTTGATCAAGGTGGTGGAAAATGAGGAGGTTGTGGTTCTTGAGGCTCGTCGCCATAGCCCCCATGGTGACCGAGCGAATGATGTGTCGGTGGTGCTTGATCTGATGATTCATGACCTCGACTTGGTTCTTGAGCTGGCGGGTGCTCCGGTGGTAGGTCTGGCTGCTGCAGGGGGCCGCACTGCCGAGGGCCCGATCGATTACGTCAATGCCACGCTTGGCTTCAGCAATGGTGTGGTGGCTAGCCTCACTGCTAGCAAGATGAGCCACCGCAAAATTCGCAGTCTCAGTGCCCATTGTCGGGGCAGTCTTGTTGAGACTGATTTCCTGAATCACACCCTGCATATACATCGTCGTGCTCATGAGTGGTATTCAGCCGATCACGGTGAGTTGTTGTATCGCAATGACGGTTTTATCGAAGAGGTCAGCACGACTTCTATTGAGCCTCTCTATGCCGAGTTGGAGCATTTTCTTCAGTGTTTGCGAGGTCGTGAGACACCAGCCGTTGATGGGGAGCAGGCTTCGCGCGCGCTTCGTTTGGCTGACCTGATTGAACATGCCGTCGAACACCCCGGCATGGGGCTTTCCTTGGAGGAGCCCATCTGA
- a CDS encoding hemolysin family protein has product MRLFFLALLLVLPAFFAAGEVALLRLRPSRVQVLVEEQQPGASAVHRLQRRLRRALMVSQLGGMLALVALGWVGRGVGHRWWPLADPASRWLDGGLFLLLVVLATLLAGFLPKAWVLNRPEAAALNLAPLLEMVMRVLAPLLALLEAVASMMLRLVGLNAHWDSLVPALSAGELESLIEIGGVTGLRPDERNILEGVFALRDTQVREVMVPRSGMVTLPVGVCFAELMRVVHSTRHARFPVIGQSLDDVRGVLDLRRLAEPISRGALQAESPLEPFLEPAVRVLETSTLAELLPMIRSGQPLLLVVDEHGGTEGLVTAADLTGEIVGDEPHADDDEPDLELIEGQSDTWMVAGDLEIIELNRQLNLDLPEADGHHTLAGFLLEKLQHIPSAGEALRCDGLQFEIVTMKGPRIERVRLILPSHDHTEE; this is encoded by the coding sequence ATGAGGTTGTTTTTCCTGGCTTTATTGCTGGTTCTACCGGCTTTTTTCGCGGCTGGAGAGGTTGCCTTGTTGCGGCTGCGGCCTAGTCGAGTACAGGTTTTAGTGGAAGAGCAGCAGCCCGGAGCTTCCGCCGTTCATCGTCTTCAGCGCCGTTTGAGGAGGGCGTTGATGGTGTCTCAACTGGGTGGAATGCTGGCGTTGGTAGCCCTGGGCTGGGTTGGCCGTGGTGTTGGACATCGCTGGTGGCCTCTAGCTGATCCTGCTAGTCGCTGGTTGGACGGGGGGCTTTTTCTGCTGCTTGTGGTGTTGGCCACCTTGTTGGCTGGTTTTCTTCCTAAGGCCTGGGTGCTGAACCGTCCAGAGGCTGCAGCTCTAAACCTCGCTCCATTGTTGGAGATGGTGATGCGTGTGCTTGCTCCCCTTTTGGCTCTTCTGGAAGCTGTCGCTTCGATGATGTTGCGGCTGGTTGGTTTGAATGCACATTGGGATTCTCTTGTTCCTGCTCTCTCTGCTGGTGAGCTGGAGTCTCTGATCGAAATTGGTGGTGTAACAGGCCTTCGTCCTGATGAGCGCAACATCCTTGAAGGTGTTTTCGCCTTGCGCGACACTCAAGTTAGAGAGGTGATGGTGCCACGTTCTGGCATGGTCACCTTGCCTGTTGGGGTCTGCTTCGCTGAACTGATGAGAGTGGTGCATAGCACCCGCCATGCGCGCTTTCCAGTGATCGGTCAGTCCCTAGATGATGTCAGGGGTGTGCTTGATTTACGTCGGTTGGCGGAACCCATCTCCCGGGGTGCTTTGCAGGCAGAATCTCCGCTTGAACCTTTTTTAGAACCAGCTGTAAGGGTTCTTGAGACCAGCACTTTGGCTGAATTGTTGCCGATGATCCGAAGTGGACAGCCTCTACTGCTTGTCGTTGATGAGCATGGCGGTACCGAAGGATTGGTTACAGCTGCCGATCTCACTGGTGAGATCGTGGGCGATGAGCCCCATGCAGACGACGATGAGCCTGATCTTGAGCTGATTGAGGGTCAGTCAGACACATGGATGGTTGCAGGAGATCTTGAGATCATTGAGCTCAATCGACAGCTCAATCTGGACTTGCCTGAAGCTGATGGACATCACACCTTGGCTGGCTTTCTGCTTGAAAAGTTGCAACACATCCCTTCTGCTGGAGAGGCCTTGCGCTGCGATGGTTTGCAATTCGAGATCGTCACGATGAAGGGTCCTCGTATCGAGCGTGTGCGACTGATTCTTCCCAGTCACGATCACACTGAGGAATGA